In Nostoc sp. GT001, a genomic segment contains:
- a CDS encoding ester cyclase gives MCREISPTEQNKDIVLQFYGAFDSRNISQALALLSPNFVAHMAGTPAPLDGEGFKQFGMAFYLAFTNGQHTFDQVLVEGDKVVTCGTFTARHLGEFQGLPATGKEIKLSIMHIDRVENGKIVEHWGQGDALGLMQQLGIIFLPGPALFPHILKSLLSKLLNKPIGINNLGV, from the coding sequence ATGTGTAGAGAAATAAGTCCAACTGAACAAAATAAAGATATCGTTCTTCAGTTCTATGGAGCTTTCGACAGCCGAAATATTAGTCAAGCCCTGGCGCTTCTGTCACCCAATTTTGTTGCTCATATGGCTGGTACACCTGCTCCTCTTGATGGTGAAGGTTTTAAACAGTTTGGCATGGCTTTTTACTTAGCCTTTACCAACGGTCAACATACATTTGATCAAGTGCTTGTTGAAGGAGATAAAGTTGTTACTTGTGGAACATTTACAGCTAGGCATCTAGGTGAATTTCAAGGTCTTCCTGCAACAGGTAAAGAAATTAAGTTATCAATCATGCATATTGATCGCGTTGAAAACGGTAAAATTGTAGAGCATTGGGGGCAAGGCGATGCACTTGGATTAATGCAACAGTTGGGTATTATCTTTTTACCAGGGCCTGCCCTTTTTCCGCATATTTTGAAAAGTCTTTTATCCAAGCTGTTGAATAAACCAATAGGAATTAATAACTTAGGAGTATGA
- a CDS encoding glycosyltransferase family 4 protein, whose protein sequence is MSAKPRLYLIFPNIFDFKGGIQVYSKFLLKALQDIYPEADYDVFLKYDKYSLKQLDKLQFLNSTRFHYFGDLPKLLQPILFAAKITILAILQHPIIVISTHVNYAIVCYILKFFTGTPYWVVAHGLEVWDIENKATQFALEKADKIISVSNYTRQRLLQDTNIDSEKIVILPNTFDASKFLINSKPTYLLKRYNLTDEQPVILTVTRLGSMAKYKGYDQILHALIKVRSHLPNVHFILAGKGDDIPRIKALVTNLNLQNCVTIAGFVPDQELCDHYNLCDVFALPSKGEGFGIVFLEALACGKPVLAGNQDGSIDPLADGKLGCLVDPDNVEEIADNLIQILQGDCANPIIYQPEYLQQKTIEAFDFSQFRASLAKLISDK, encoded by the coding sequence ATGAGTGCTAAACCTCGTCTTTACCTAATATTTCCGAATATATTTGATTTCAAGGGAGGTATTCAAGTTTACTCAAAATTTTTGCTGAAAGCTTTACAAGATATATATCCTGAAGCTGATTATGATGTGTTTCTCAAATATGATAAGTATAGTTTAAAACAACTAGATAAATTGCAGTTTTTAAATTCAACAAGATTTCATTATTTTGGAGATTTACCAAAATTATTACAACCAATTTTATTTGCCGCAAAAATAACTATTTTAGCTATTCTTCAACATCCCATTATAGTTATTTCTACTCATGTTAACTATGCGATTGTTTGTTATATTCTCAAATTTTTCACTGGAACTCCTTACTGGGTCGTTGCTCATGGCTTAGAAGTTTGGGATATCGAAAATAAGGCAACACAATTCGCTTTAGAAAAAGCAGATAAAATCATTAGTGTTAGTAATTACACTCGCCAGCGCTTGCTTCAAGATACAAATATTGATTCAGAAAAAATAGTTATTTTACCTAATACATTTGATGCTAGTAAATTTTTAATAAATTCTAAACCTACCTACTTACTTAAGCGATATAACTTAACAGATGAACAGCCTGTAATTTTAACAGTAACGCGGCTAGGAAGCATGGCAAAATACAAGGGTTATGACCAAATCCTTCATGCTTTAATTAAAGTGCGATCGCATCTCCCTAATGTTCACTTCATTCTTGCAGGTAAAGGAGATGATATACCTCGAATTAAAGCTTTAGTTACCAACTTAAATCTACAAAATTGTGTGACAATTGCCGGCTTTGTTCCAGATCAAGAATTGTGCGATCATTACAATCTCTGTGATGTTTTTGCTCTGCCTAGTAAAGGAGAAGGATTTGGAATCGTTTTTCTAGAAGCTTTAGCTTGTGGTAAACCTGTATTGGCGGGTAATCAAGATGGTTCTATAGATCCCTTAGCTGACGGGAAGTTGGGATGTTTGGTCGATCCTGATAACGTTGAAGAAATTGCCGATAATCTAATTCAAATCCTGCAAGGTGATTGTGCTAATCCAATAATTTACCAACCAGAATATTTACAACAAAAAACTATTGAAGCTTTTGATTTTAGTCAGTTTCGCGCAAGTTTAGCAAAGTTAATTAGTGATAAATAG
- a CDS encoding O-antigen ligase family protein, with amino-acid sequence MINIFFLLILFSSLLGRIKFPGINIGIHYLLLPAFSFGIISLSFKSLPEVVKKHKIILISISLMYLWMWLSSLMSEFPNIAITYSLKYSSYYILFFAFLILTFKKITLPSLTFYYRCILHLLQIIAGLGFLEVFFPNNWIFKFLKFPSFYPEIGSIMQNPNQFGVIVAIGLCLSLILEKQNKISKIELNISEFIFIIPLALSASGNGWVIFLIGIFLLLIYKIISFRKMIYLISLLFLFIVTAPVSTWRLGLADSKIFPLINLFLENSNSVNPNEKKPHTLVLTGSSRFQIWQAAINETIKRPLTGIGIGVFPDQIGVNVWGKKGYHAHNIFLNVSAEQGIPGLLLFTNFLAKIAFKVKYANPLITVPIIMFLVSQILDFFAEDYTFTTIEFYFIAAAINFRKDVVTQLQPEIIENTKKL; translated from the coding sequence ATGATTAATATATTTTTTCTACTCATACTATTTTCTTCACTTTTAGGCCGAATCAAATTTCCAGGAATAAATATTGGTATTCATTATTTATTACTTCCTGCATTTAGTTTTGGAATCATTAGTTTATCTTTCAAATCTCTACCAGAAGTTGTTAAGAAGCATAAAATAATTTTGATATCTATAAGTCTCATGTATTTGTGGATGTGGCTGTCCTCATTAATGAGCGAGTTTCCAAATATTGCTATTACTTATAGTCTAAAATACTCAAGTTATTATATATTGTTTTTTGCTTTTTTAATATTAACGTTTAAGAAGATAACACTACCATCTCTAACATTTTATTACCGTTGCATATTGCACTTACTACAGATAATTGCAGGTTTGGGTTTTTTAGAGGTTTTCTTTCCCAACAACTGGATTTTTAAATTCTTAAAGTTCCCTAGCTTTTATCCTGAGATTGGTTCCATTATGCAAAACCCTAATCAGTTTGGGGTCATAGTCGCCATTGGATTATGTTTAAGCCTGATTTTAGAAAAACAGAATAAAATTTCTAAAATTGAATTAAATATAAGCGAATTCATTTTTATAATTCCCTTAGCTTTGTCTGCCAGTGGGAATGGGTGGGTAATTTTTTTAATTGGGATATTTCTTTTGCTGATATATAAAATTATTAGTTTTAGAAAAATGATTTATCTAATAAGCCTGTTGTTTTTATTCATTGTAACTGCACCAGTTTCTACATGGAGACTTGGTTTAGCAGACAGTAAAATATTTCCATTAATTAATTTATTTTTAGAAAATTCAAATTCAGTAAATCCAAACGAAAAAAAGCCTCATACTCTTGTATTAACAGGTTCTTCAAGGTTTCAAATCTGGCAGGCAGCTATTAATGAAACTATTAAAAGACCACTTACTGGTATAGGTATAGGGGTTTTTCCAGACCAGATAGGAGTCAATGTTTGGGGAAAGAAAGGTTATCACGCACACAATATATTTTTAAATGTGTCGGCAGAACAAGGAATTCCTGGATTATTACTATTTACTAATTTTTTAGCGAAAATAGCATTTAAAGTTAAATATGCTAATCCTTTAATTACTGTTCCGATTATTATGTTTTTAGTGTCTCAAATTCTAGATTTTTTTGCTGAAGACTATACTTTTACAACTATTGAGTTTTATTTTATAGCAGCAGCTATCAATTTTAGAAAAGATGTTGTCACGCAATTACAACCTGAAATTATTGAAAATACCAAGAAACTATGA
- a CDS encoding chloride channel protein, with protein sequence MNQRFRTWWQPRRGLAIAEACIIGLVAALSAVFLKVGSGWLGTWRVHTTHLLPAWLVLPAIGLVLGFLAGWLVDRLAPEASGSGIPQVKASLANVPVTLSWRVAGVKLLSAIIAIGSGMTLGRQGPTVQVGAGLAAGMSRWVPTSPDHRRQMIAAGAGAGLAAAFNAPIAGVLFIVEELLQDLSGLTLGTAIIASFIGGVISRLLGGGSLDLNLQLVKSSSQFSIPEIPFFILLGILAGLFGALFNRGIIFSIKFYRRLHISLPLQVALAGFISGVVVAMLPPSFRDNTGLRESLITGSSHPSVAAIAFAAQFILTLIAFGSGAPGGLFAPSLILGSCLGHIIGVSELYITGSGSPTTYALAGMGGFFSAVSKVPITAIVIVFEMTTDFNLVLPLMIVSVAAYLVADKVVPGSLYEKLLELKGITLTKEVAMEGALSKLTAKDVMQERVETLDAEMSLEEAMQAFAHSHHRGFPVVEDSKLVGIVTQSDLLKIRESTNHTLRDRNLADIFLKEIMTSVPMTVSPIHTLSNVLYLLDRYQISRLPVVDRRKLIGIITRADIIRAEADHLNCENATPKLRPEPSYIVYQTRSPSTGRGRLLVPVANPETAGVLLQMAAAIARDRHYEIDCVQVMLIPRHSSPSETQVRTAKSRRLLRQAEVLAKKWKIPLHTQIRVTHDVAQAILETINEQHIDLILMGWKGNTSTPGRIFGNVVDTIIRQATCEVVLVKLGTTSHSPLPTQHSFNRWLVPVAGGPNSPLAIKLLPALITLGNDPKIRLTQVFKPSELKPDMSISEQAIRHLMRRRKLSSTVVALPVQANSVAEGVIKLVQTEGYDVVVLGASREGLLQQAIQGNIPEAIASGVESTVILVRGAIQK encoded by the coding sequence ATGAATCAGCGTTTTCGCACCTGGTGGCAGCCTAGAAGAGGTTTAGCGATCGCCGAAGCCTGTATTATCGGTCTGGTTGCTGCTCTATCTGCGGTATTCCTGAAAGTAGGATCGGGATGGCTGGGGACATGGCGAGTGCATACTACCCACCTTTTGCCGGCATGGCTGGTACTACCTGCAATTGGTCTTGTCCTGGGATTTCTGGCTGGATGGTTGGTGGATAGATTAGCACCAGAGGCTTCTGGTAGCGGTATTCCACAAGTCAAAGCATCTCTTGCCAATGTGCCTGTGACATTATCTTGGCGGGTAGCAGGTGTGAAGTTACTCAGTGCCATCATCGCCATTGGTTCTGGCATGACTCTGGGACGGCAAGGCCCTACTGTCCAAGTAGGGGCTGGTTTGGCAGCAGGAATGAGTCGTTGGGTTCCGACTTCTCCAGATCATCGACGGCAGATGATTGCAGCGGGTGCGGGTGCGGGTTTGGCTGCTGCTTTCAATGCCCCGATCGCAGGTGTATTATTTATCGTTGAAGAGTTACTCCAAGATTTATCAGGATTGACTCTCGGAACTGCCATTATCGCCTCTTTTATTGGTGGCGTGATATCCCGACTTTTGGGTGGTGGCTCTCTTGACCTTAACTTGCAATTAGTAAAATCTTCCAGCCAATTCTCCATTCCAGAAATTCCCTTTTTCATCCTGTTAGGTATTTTGGCAGGCTTGTTTGGTGCATTGTTTAATCGCGGCATCATATTTAGTATTAAATTTTATCGAAGATTACACATCAGCTTACCGTTGCAGGTAGCTTTAGCTGGATTTATCTCTGGTGTTGTCGTGGCCATGCTCCCCCCATCCTTCCGTGATAATACGGGACTACGGGAGTCATTAATTACTGGAAGTTCCCATCCTAGCGTCGCCGCGATCGCCTTTGCGGCTCAGTTCATCCTCACACTGATTGCATTTGGTTCGGGAGCGCCGGGGGGATTATTCGCTCCCAGTCTGATTTTGGGTTCTTGCTTAGGACACATCATCGGTGTATCTGAGTTATATATTACTGGATCTGGTTCTCCTACTACTTATGCCTTAGCGGGTATGGGTGGATTTTTTAGTGCTGTCTCGAAAGTGCCAATCACAGCAATTGTGATTGTCTTTGAGATGACTACAGATTTCAACCTAGTGTTACCTTTGATGATTGTTTCTGTCGCAGCTTACCTGGTTGCGGATAAGGTAGTGCCTGGTTCGCTTTATGAGAAACTTTTGGAGTTAAAAGGTATTACTCTCACCAAAGAAGTTGCGATGGAAGGAGCATTAAGCAAGTTAACTGCAAAAGATGTGATGCAAGAACGGGTAGAAACTCTAGATGCAGAGATGAGCTTGGAAGAAGCAATGCAAGCTTTTGCTCATTCTCATCATCGCGGTTTCCCTGTGGTAGAAGATAGCAAGTTAGTGGGGATTGTAACGCAATCAGATTTGTTAAAAATCCGCGAGAGTACAAATCACACACTGCGCGATCGCAATTTAGCCGATATTTTCTTAAAAGAAATTATGACATCTGTCCCGATGACAGTATCACCAATTCACACCCTTAGTAATGTACTATATTTACTCGATCGCTATCAAATCAGTCGCTTACCGGTGGTAGATAGACGAAAACTGATTGGGATTATTACTCGTGCAGATATTATTCGGGCGGAGGCAGATCATCTCAATTGTGAAAATGCGACACCGAAACTGCGACCAGAACCTTCATACATAGTTTACCAGACGCGATCGCCCAGCACTGGTAGAGGTAGATTATTAGTACCCGTAGCAAATCCCGAAACAGCAGGTGTTTTATTACAAATGGCAGCAGCTATTGCCCGCGATCGCCATTATGAAATAGATTGCGTGCAAGTGATGCTGATACCCCGCCACAGTTCCCCATCAGAAACACAGGTAAGAACAGCAAAAAGTCGCCGCTTGTTACGACAGGCAGAAGTCTTAGCAAAAAAGTGGAAAATTCCCTTGCACACGCAGATTCGAGTTACCCACGATGTGGCGCAGGCAATTTTGGAAACAATCAACGAACAACACATCGACCTAATTTTAATGGGATGGAAAGGTAACACATCTACCCCTGGTCGTATTTTTGGTAACGTTGTTGACACCATAATTCGCCAAGCCACCTGCGAAGTCGTGTTAGTAAAATTAGGCACTACTTCCCACTCCCCACTCCCCACTCAGCACTCCTTTAACCGTTGGCTAGTTCCAGTGGCTGGTGGTCCCAATTCCCCACTGGCAATTAAATTGCTACCGGCTTTAATTACATTAGGAAACGATCCGAAAATTCGCCTGACACAGGTGTTTAAGCCATCTGAACTCAAGCCAGATATGTCAATTTCAGAACAAGCCATCCGCCATTTGATGCGTCGCCGCAAATTGTCGAGTACTGTAGTTGCTCTCCCAGTGCAAGCTAATTCAGTCGCCGAAGGTGTGATTAAGCTAGTGCAAACTGAAGGTTACGACGTTGTGGTTTTGGGAGCATCCCGCGAGGGATTGCTACAGCAAGCGATTCAAGGTAATATTCCCGAAGCGATCGCTTCTGGTGTCGAAAGTACAGTGATTTTGGTCAGGGGTGCGATTCAAAAATAA